The Clostridium aceticum genomic interval CTAAAAAAATCCCACCTGAGTTCTAGGTGGGGATATACTTTAGAAGAAAAATCACAATAAGAGCGGGTGAAAAAATGTACGTAAAAGAAATAAATACTGCACTAGATAGTTTTCAGTTATACACAATTTTTAAGGAGGAACCCTATAGTTTTTTCCTAGATAGTGGTATGGCGGATGGAAAGCTAGGAAAATATTCTTTTATTGGGTTTAATCCTCTTATGGTATTTAAGAGCAAAAACAAAGAAATCACAATAGTAGAAAATAACATGAAAGAAACTTTTTATGGTAATCCCTTCGAAACATTAAAAGAAGTATATACAAAATATAAAATGGATTATAAAAGTGAATTTCCTTTTGTAGGAGGGTTTGTAGGATATTTATCTTATGATTTATGTCATCACATTGAAAATCTACCGAGAACTGCCATTGATGACGTGAAAATTCCTGACTGCTACTTTGGTTTATATGATGGTATTATTATTGTTGACCACAATACGAATCGTACGTATCTAGCAGCTTTAGGGATAAATGAAGATGAGGAAAATATTGTTAACAAACTATCAAAAATAATATATGAAGAAGAGACAAAAGGTGTTAAAATAAATATAAGTAATAAGAGCCAATCAGTAGAATTTAAATCTAATTTTACAAAGGAGACATACGTTAACGCTGTTAATAAAATAAGAGATTATATTAGGGCAGGGGATATATATCAAGCAAACTTAACGCAACGTTTTGAATGTGATATAGACCAACCTCCCTATGAGTTATATGGAAAGCTTAGAAGTATTAATCCAGCTCCTTTTGCAAGTTTAATTGATTTTGGAGAAGGACATATTGTAAGCAGTTCACCAGAACGATTTATACAGATCAAAGATAATGTGATCGAAACACGACCCATCAAAGGTACTAGACCTAGAGGAAGAACACCTGAGGAAGACATAGCCAATAGAGAAGATTTACTAAACAGCGAAAAAGATAAGGCAGAGTTGTTGATGATTGTAGACTTAGAAAGAAATGACCTGGGCAGAGTAGCAAAAACTGGTACCGTCAAGGTAACTGAGTTGTTTGTAT includes:
- the pabB gene encoding aminodeoxychorismate synthase component I, whose translation is MYVKEINTALDSFQLYTIFKEEPYSFFLDSGMADGKLGKYSFIGFNPLMVFKSKNKEITIVENNMKETFYGNPFETLKEVYTKYKMDYKSEFPFVGGFVGYLSYDLCHHIENLPRTAIDDVKIPDCYFGLYDGIIIVDHNTNRTYLAALGINEDEENIVNKLSKIIYEEETKGVKINISNKSQSVEFKSNFTKETYVNAVNKIRDYIRAGDIYQANLTQRFECDIDQPPYELYGKLRSINPAPFASLIDFGEGHIVSSSPERFIQIKDNVIETRPIKGTRPRGRTPEEDIANREDLLNSEKDKAELLMIVDLERNDLGRVAKTGTVKVTELFVLEEYATVYHLVSTIQAEMKENCDVIDCITATFPGGSITGAPKIRAMEIIDELEPTQRNIYTGSIGYIGLNGDIDLNIVIRTIICKDGKAYFQAGGGLVWDSDPQLEYEETLHKSRAMMEALNS